One window of Acidobacteriota bacterium genomic DNA carries:
- a CDS encoding site-specific DNA-methyltransferase has protein sequence MAKVPNRKTIETFRHDEAKRRNIPTAEHESVMLDTDKTPIQVAYERRNRDLDPQLVWRGKDEQDWSDLVVQAPPLYIQEKVHPKVLIDDLRRRTERTEEKEEIQNALFADLYDSFNGIDDAAKTDFYKHDQNWSNRMILGDSLQVMASLAEREGLRGQVQCIYFDPPYGIKLKSNFQWSTTSR, from the coding sequence ATGGCAAAGGTACCTAATAGAAAAACCATCGAGACCTTCAGGCATGATGAGGCTAAACGGCGCAACATTCCTACGGCGGAACATGAGTCGGTCATGCTTGACACGGACAAGACGCCGATCCAGGTTGCGTATGAGCGGCGGAATCGCGATCTGGACCCGCAGCTTGTTTGGCGAGGAAAGGATGAGCAGGACTGGTCTGATCTAGTGGTGCAGGCGCCGCCGCTCTATATTCAGGAGAAAGTACATCCAAAGGTACTGATAGATGATCTTCGGCGACGGACGGAGAGGACTGAGGAAAAGGAAGAGATACAAAACGCTCTTTTTGCTGATTTGTATGATTCGTTCAACGGCATTGATGATGCGGCGAAGACCGATTTCTACAAGCACGATCAGAACTGGTCGAACCGGATGATCCTCGGCGACAGTCTGCAGGTGATGGCGTCTCTCGCTGAACGCGAAGGACTCCGCGGACAGGTGCAGTGTATCTATTTTGACCCCCCGTATGGCATTAAATTAAAAAGCAATTTCCAATGGTCGACTACTAGCCGCGA
- a CDS encoding ATP-binding domain-containing protein — protein MAGVCNESQAVLDNGGSAWFNVEWGDRPRCRQAAKAWQILCPVRQKPWGVDTLNKFIHRRYKSGTLDQARMQVYANQRKIPKPMGDDQLVYGDKVMNNRNSSVYKKKIYPEPAETYGYLANGEIGTVVGHRKTKNRNWAPNEMEIEFSTQPGRVFKFNNSDFSDERGASLDLAYALTVHKAQGSEFEIVFLVLPKSPLMLTRELIYTALTRQRKKVIVLHQGSATDLQKLSAEEYSSTKARLTNLFVAPTPIKVGKGSSNATLYISLFAGSCPVEVRGDHSESASRKMFTMVMKRLWRSAASQNIPISLLRMMIRASLTIGSIAECFRIRIQGTVG, from the coding sequence ATGGCAGGCGTTTGCAACGAGTCTCAGGCGGTCCTCGACAACGGCGGTTCGGCGTGGTTCAACGTTGAATGGGGCGACCGGCCGAGGTGCCGGCAAGCTGCCAAAGCGTGGCAGATATTGTGTCCTGTCCGACAGAAACCGTGGGGCGTCGATACGTTGAATAAGTTCATTCATCGACGCTACAAGTCGGGAACTCTGGACCAGGCAAGGATGCAAGTCTATGCAAATCAGCGTAAGATCCCAAAGCCGATGGGCGATGACCAACTTGTATACGGCGACAAGGTCATGAACAACCGGAATAGTTCGGTCTACAAGAAAAAGATCTATCCCGAACCTGCCGAAACGTACGGATATCTCGCTAACGGCGAGATAGGAACGGTCGTAGGCCACCGAAAGACGAAAAATAGAAATTGGGCTCCAAACGAAATGGAGATCGAATTCTCGACCCAGCCTGGTCGTGTATTCAAGTTTAATAATTCCGATTTTAGTGATGAACGTGGTGCCAGTCTTGATCTTGCCTACGCATTGACCGTGCATAAGGCTCAGGGAAGCGAGTTTGAAATTGTGTTCCTTGTCCTTCCTAAATCGCCATTGATGTTGACCAGGGAATTGATCTATACGGCGCTCACACGACAGCGTAAAAAGGTCATTGTGCTCCATCAAGGTTCGGCTACCGATCTGCAAAAGCTGAGTGCCGAAGAGTATTCGTCAACCAAGGCGAGGCTCACAAATCTGTTTGTTGCGCCTACGCCGATAAAGGTAGGCAAAGGTTCCTCGAACGCAACCTTATACATATCACTGTTCGCGGGAAGCTGTCCGGTCGAAGTCAGAGGTGATCATAGCGAATCTGCTTCACGCAAAATGTTCACCATGGTTATGAAACGCCTTTGGAGATCGGCGGCGTCACAAAATATCCCGATTTCACTATTGAGGATGATGATACGGGCATCTCTTACTATTGGGAGCATTGCGGAATGCTTTCGGATCAGGATACAGGGCACGGTGGGCTGA
- a CDS encoding AAA family ATPase, producing the protein MARENGVENFKAFTLAQFLNRSGRYDGTTGRYLLTGKEGTMEGRTVIVDECSMLTEEMMAALIEALKGVHRLILVGAPRQLPPIGAGRPFVDIIAQLTPTNIDQAFPRVGKSYAELTVPRRTKGAAR; encoded by the coding sequence ATGGCAAGAGAAAATGGTGTTGAGAATTTCAAGGCATTTACTCTCGCTCAATTTCTAAACCGTTCAGGCAGATACGATGGGACGACCGGGCGTTATCTGTTGACCGGCAAAGAGGGCACGATGGAAGGCCGAACCGTCATCGTAGACGAATGTTCAATGCTAACCGAAGAAATGATGGCAGCCTTGATCGAGGCACTGAAAGGCGTTCATAGGTTGATCCTGGTTGGCGCCCCGCGACAGTTGCCACCGATCGGTGCCGGACGGCCGTTTGTCGATATTATTGCTCAGCTCACGCCAACCAATATCGATCAGGCATTTCCGAGAGTCGGCAAATCATATGCTGAATTGACCGTTCCAAGGCGTACGAAAGGGGCGGCGCGATGA